A region of Veillonellaceae bacterium DNA encodes the following proteins:
- a CDS encoding ABC transporter ATP-binding protein yields the protein MAIKTDKQAEEVIRLQGIGKSYYIGDQEVPVLTHIDLSITKGEFVSIMGPSGAGKSTLMNILGCLDRPTKGSYKLDGKEVANLTDKELAYTRNKKIGFVFQSFNLLPRLSALDNVILPMIYGNVFKKERKERAVKMLESVGLGDRIDHMPAEMSGGQRQRVAIARALVNDPAIIMADEPTGNLDSHSTKEVMEIFADLYKMGKTVILVTHETDVANYANRHVVLSDGHISKDFKGRLL from the coding sequence ATGGCAATAAAAACAGACAAGCAAGCTGAAGAAGTTATCCGGCTCCAGGGAATAGGAAAGAGTTACTACATCGGTGATCAGGAAGTGCCTGTTTTGACGCATATAGATCTTTCCATCACTAAGGGGGAATTTGTGTCAATTATGGGGCCTTCCGGGGCTGGCAAGTCCACACTGATGAATATCTTAGGCTGTCTTGACCGGCCGACAAAAGGATCCTATAAATTAGATGGAAAAGAAGTCGCTAATCTGACAGACAAGGAATTGGCATATACCAGAAACAAGAAGATCGGATTCGTTTTCCAGAGCTTCAATCTGCTGCCGCGCCTGTCAGCTCTTGATAACGTCATTCTTCCTATGATATACGGAAATGTCTTTAAAAAAGAGCGCAAAGAACGTGCAGTGAAAATGCTGGAATCAGTAGGTCTGGGCGACCGCATAGATCATATGCCGGCAGAGATGTCAGGTGGTCAGAGGCAACGTGTTGCCATCGCCAGAGCATTGGTCAATGATCCAGCCATTATCATGGCAGATGAACCTACAGGCAATCTTGACAGCCACTCGACCAAGGAAGTCATGGAGATATTTGCCGACCTTTATAAAATGGGGAAGACGGTTATACTGGTTACTCACGAAACGGATGTAGCCAATTATGCCAACCGCCATGTCGTATTGTCTGATGGCCATATTAGCAAAGACTTTAAGGGGCGTTTGCTATGA
- a CDS encoding efflux RND transporter periplasmic adaptor subunit — MTKKKGIIAIIVIILIIISGGYYWYTKSNETKKDDYTLGTVARSNIGLSIDATGTIEPVNSVDLSATASGTLEKVYVKQNEKVTKGETLATIESKALTSTMKQAQNTLSNKESYYDRLNNLYKQGAISYQEMDNARLDYLNAQASYDKAQADVNDTVIVSPMDGVVIGEPMKEGETVSQGLSSQMVIVSVADLSSMRIELLVDETDIGEVAVGQGVEFTVDAYPNKTFHGVVTDISKKQYSSSGSSSSSSSSVVYYTVYVGINKDELDGLYPSMTARATIKGRQDDDVLTVPVTAVRTDSNGSYVYVKDGDGIKKSYIKTGITTDKAVEVISGVSEGDQIVVSGTVSQEKTAAPTTKNTRRGPGF, encoded by the coding sequence ATGACAAAGAAAAAAGGCATAATAGCAATTATTGTTATCATCTTGATTATTATTTCAGGTGGATACTACTGGTATACCAAATCAAATGAAACCAAAAAGGATGATTACACACTGGGAACTGTTGCAAGGAGCAATATAGGTTTATCTATTGATGCAACAGGAACCATTGAACCGGTAAACAGCGTTGATTTGTCTGCGACAGCATCCGGCACATTGGAAAAGGTCTATGTCAAGCAGAATGAGAAAGTCACTAAGGGCGAGACGCTGGCAACCATCGAATCGAAAGCACTGACTTCCACAATGAAACAGGCTCAGAATACATTGTCGAATAAGGAATCCTATTACGATAGATTGAATAACCTTTATAAACAGGGAGCGATATCTTATCAGGAAATGGACAATGCCAGACTTGATTATTTGAATGCACAGGCATCCTATGACAAAGCACAGGCAGATGTCAATGATACAGTCATCGTTTCTCCAATGGACGGGGTTGTCATTGGCGAACCAATGAAGGAAGGGGAAACCGTCTCCCAGGGGCTGTCCAGCCAGATGGTCATTGTGAGCGTTGCTGATCTTTCTTCCATGCGTATTGAGCTCCTGGTAGATGAAACAGATATTGGCGAAGTAGCTGTCGGACAGGGTGTAGAATTCACCGTTGATGCGTATCCGAATAAGACATTCCATGGTGTTGTTACTGATATTTCCAAGAAGCAGTATTCTTCTTCCGGATCGTCCTCCAGCTCTTCCAGCTCTGTCGTATATTATACGGTTTATGTTGGAATCAATAAGGACGAATTGGACGGGCTGTATCCCTCTATGACTGCCCGCGCAACAATCAAGGGACGTCAGGATGATGATGTCTTGACTGTTCCGGTAACTGCAGTCAGGACGGATTCAAATGGATCTTACGTATATGTAAAGGATGGAGACGGGATCAAGAAGTCCTATATAAAGACAGGAATTACAACAGATAAGGCCGTAGAGGTGATTTCTGGCGTAAGCGAAGGCGATCAAATCGTCGTAAGCGGTACTGTATCTCAGGAAAAAACTGCGGCTCCGACGACAAAGAATACGCGGAGAGGACCGGGGTTCTAA